A genomic window from Candidatus Kouleothrix ribensis includes:
- a CDS encoding penicillin-binding protein 2, whose translation MAARSQQPKKTARPVAIRRWRINAILVVVAGAMLVVTVRLANLQIVQSRQLAEMASSEIKKQLPLNPRRGTIRDRAGNVLALDVDRESLFAVPHDITQKNAPRLALMLSSLLGKPAPDLLAAMQQPDSAWVPLKRWLDPEIAQQVTKIIENEPGLQMIYEPRRVYPQGNFAAQTIGAVNLEGVGISGIEGYYNDDLIGTTGMITAEVDAQQRPIWIAPQQSRPASDGADLKLTLDPLIQHVAETELKAAIDLHQADGGTVIVIEPQTGAIRGIASYPTFDPNRYYDYEPEMYNLNPAIAQGYEPGSTFKLVTVAAGLQSHAFTADTTVDDPGVIDRYGWPLKNWDGGGHGPITPGQMLYYSSNVAALQFNELTGKDKFYAMVDAFGYGKATGVDLAGEQDGIVKDPNAESWSPLDLDTNAFGQAILVTPLQQVRMVAAIGNDGRLMRPYVVEQVCHAGNCTATQPQPQGQPIGPEVARVLRQMIVNSANGYVNPVKPDTLWLVPGYAVGAKTGTSQIPDGHGGYGAGTIGSVAGLAPAEHPRYAILVKIDYPKDDPFGVNTALPVYRKIVEQLMRYERIAPDPNFVGPDQVPGVAVATR comes from the coding sequence ATGGCCGCACGCAGCCAACAGCCGAAAAAAACCGCCCGGCCCGTCGCGATCCGGCGCTGGCGCATAAACGCGATTCTGGTGGTGGTGGCGGGCGCGATGCTGGTAGTGACGGTGCGCCTCGCCAATCTGCAGATCGTGCAGAGCCGCCAGCTCGCCGAGATGGCCAGCAGCGAGATCAAGAAGCAGCTGCCGCTCAACCCGCGCCGCGGCACCATCCGCGACCGCGCCGGCAATGTGCTGGCGCTCGATGTCGACCGCGAGAGCCTGTTCGCCGTGCCGCACGACATCACGCAGAAGAACGCGCCGCGGCTGGCGCTCATGCTGTCGAGCCTGCTGGGCAAGCCCGCGCCCGACCTGCTGGCGGCCATGCAGCAGCCCGATAGCGCCTGGGTGCCGCTCAAGCGCTGGCTCGACCCGGAGATCGCCCAGCAGGTGACCAAGATCATCGAAAACGAGCCTGGCCTGCAGATGATCTACGAGCCGCGGCGGGTCTACCCGCAGGGCAACTTCGCAGCCCAGACGATTGGCGCGGTGAATCTTGAGGGCGTGGGCATTAGCGGAATCGAGGGCTACTACAACGACGATCTGATCGGCACGACCGGTATGATTACCGCCGAGGTCGATGCCCAGCAGCGCCCGATCTGGATCGCGCCGCAGCAGAGCCGGCCGGCCAGCGATGGCGCCGACCTGAAGCTGACGCTTGACCCGCTCATCCAGCATGTGGCCGAGACCGAGCTGAAGGCTGCGATCGACCTGCACCAGGCCGACGGCGGCACCGTGATTGTGATCGAGCCGCAGACCGGCGCCATCCGCGGGATCGCCAGCTACCCAACCTTCGACCCGAATCGCTATTACGATTACGAACCCGAGATGTACAACCTGAACCCGGCTATTGCTCAGGGCTACGAGCCAGGCTCGACCTTCAAGCTGGTGACAGTCGCCGCCGGGCTGCAGTCGCACGCCTTCACCGCCGACACGACCGTCGATGATCCTGGCGTGATCGATCGCTATGGCTGGCCGCTGAAGAACTGGGATGGCGGCGGGCACGGGCCGATCACACCAGGGCAGATGCTGTACTACTCGAGCAATGTCGCGGCGCTTCAGTTTAACGAGCTGACCGGTAAGGACAAATTCTATGCCATGGTCGACGCGTTCGGCTACGGCAAGGCCACCGGTGTCGACCTGGCCGGCGAGCAGGATGGGATTGTGAAAGACCCCAACGCCGAGAGCTGGAGCCCGCTCGATCTCGATACCAACGCGTTCGGCCAGGCCATCCTGGTGACGCCGCTGCAGCAGGTGCGCATGGTCGCGGCGATCGGCAACGACGGCAGGCTCATGCGGCCGTACGTGGTCGAGCAGGTGTGCCATGCCGGTAACTGCACGGCCACGCAGCCGCAGCCGCAGGGCCAGCCGATCGGGCCTGAGGTGGCGCGCGTGCTGCGCCAGATGATCGTGAACTCGGCCAACGGCTACGTCAACCCGGTCAAGCCCGATACGCTCTGGCTGGTGCCCGGCTACGCGGTGGGCGCGAAGACCGGCACGTCGCAGATTCCCGACGGCCATGGCGGCTATGGCGCCGGCACGATCGGCTCGGTGGCCGGGCTGGCACCGGCCGAGCACCCGCGCTATGCCATCCTGGTGAAGATCGATTACCCGAAGGACGACCCGTTCGGCGTGAACACGGCGCTGCCGGTGTATCGCAAGATCGTCGAGCAGTTGATGCGCTACGAGCGCATCGCGCCCGACCCGAACTTCGTGGGGCCCGACCAGGTGCCGGGCGTGGCGGTCGCGACACGTTAG
- a CDS encoding cell division protein FtsL, with translation MAVNIRQLFPLQQARARRSQLSRYLQLDGGRYLIAAAVIFALLSLISLGQTGRLATQGYELSNLQDTQTRLLREHGALQLRLSEAQSLVRIEQRARALNMQPLAPAQARYITIAPPAAGADRVPGH, from the coding sequence ATGGCGGTCAATATTCGACAACTCTTTCCACTTCAGCAGGCCAGGGCCAGGCGCAGCCAGCTCTCGCGCTACCTACAGCTCGACGGCGGGCGCTACCTGATCGCCGCTGCGGTGATCTTCGCGCTGCTGAGCTTGATCTCGCTCGGCCAGACCGGCCGGCTGGCCACGCAGGGCTACGAGCTGTCGAACCTGCAAGATACGCAGACCCGGCTGCTGCGCGAGCACGGCGCGCTCCAGCTGCGCCTGTCCGAGGCGCAGTCGCTGGTGCGGATCGAGCAGCGCGCCCGAGCGCTGAATATGCAGCCGCTGGCGCCGGCGCAGGCCCGCTATATTACGATCGCGCCGCCGGCAGCCGGGGCCGATCGGGTACCGGGGCATTAG
- the rsmH gene encoding 16S rRNA (cytosine(1402)-N(4))-methyltransferase RsmH: MQDEEATAEASAFSLQPSVFRHVPVLLNEVIAGLAPRPGGRYIDATLGGAGHAFAMLAASAPDGRLLGIDADPAALAAAEARLLPYSARASLVHGNFRELARLAAAHGFASADGILLDLGVSSYQLDTPARGFSFAADAPLDMRLDPTQGPTAAELLNDTPEEALADLIYRYGDERGSRRIARQIGEARRKRPIASTGELAELVARALGGRHGKIHPATRTFQALRIAVNHELESLEAALPQAIELLAPGGRLAIISFHSLEDRIVKLFFRAESGYAGSPHNRLAIVTKKPIVAGADEAQRNPRSRSAKLRIAERLGP, from the coding sequence CCTTCAGCCTTCGGTCTTTCGGCATGTGCCGGTACTGCTGAACGAGGTGATCGCCGGGCTGGCCCCGCGCCCCGGCGGGCGCTATATCGACGCGACGCTGGGTGGTGCCGGGCACGCATTCGCGATGCTGGCCGCCAGCGCGCCCGATGGCCGGCTGCTGGGCATTGATGCCGACCCGGCCGCGCTGGCGGCGGCCGAGGCCAGGTTGCTGCCCTACAGCGCGCGCGCCAGCCTGGTTCACGGCAATTTTCGCGAGCTGGCACGCCTGGCCGCCGCACACGGCTTCGCATCGGCCGATGGCATCCTGCTCGACCTGGGCGTCTCGTCGTACCAGCTCGATACACCCGCGCGCGGCTTCTCGTTCGCCGCCGATGCGCCGCTCGATATGCGGCTCGACCCGACCCAAGGCCCGACGGCGGCCGAGCTGCTGAATGACACGCCTGAGGAGGCGCTGGCCGACCTGATCTATCGCTATGGCGACGAGCGCGGCTCGCGCCGGATCGCCCGCCAGATCGGCGAGGCACGCCGCAAGCGGCCGATCGCCAGCACCGGCGAGCTGGCCGAGCTGGTGGCCCGCGCGCTCGGTGGCCGGCACGGCAAAATTCACCCGGCGACCCGCACGTTTCAAGCACTGCGCATCGCCGTCAACCACGAGCTCGAGAGCCTGGAGGCGGCGCTGCCACAGGCGATCGAGCTGCTGGCGCCGGGCGGGCGCCTGGCGATTATCTCGTTTCACTCGCTGGAGGATCGGATCGTCAAACTGTTCTTCCGCGCTGAGTCGGGCTATGCTGGCAGCCCGCACAACCGGCTGGCGATCGTGACCAAGAAGCCGATCGTGGCCGGCGCCGACGAAGCACAGCGCAACCCGCGCAGCCGGAGCGCCAAGCTGCGCATCGCCGAGCGCCTGGGGCCGTGA